Within the Candidatus Dependentiae bacterium genome, the region CGTTATTAATATTTTTTTTAACAAAATCGCTAAGACTTGTAAAAAAATTATTAAGATCTATGTAATCCGGATTTGCAAATATTGTTGAATATTTTCTACTTGTTCTGATTTTTGTAAGTTCACTTAAAATTATTTTTTTATTTTCTGAATTTAATATTGTTATTAAATCTTGGGCAATAGAGTCTATTTTTTTTGTTAATAAATCAAATTCAGTTATATTAACTGCAGAAAGGGTAAAATCTGCAAATGTTTTCTCGTAATATTTCTGATAAGATTCGACAGTTGCTTTTGCAAACTCTTGCGGCGTTAAATCTTTTGATTTTAATGGTTTTAAAAGCGTTTCATAATTCCAACCGCTTCCCGGCTCTGTTTCTTGTGATGCAATTATAATATCAACATAATCTTTAATTTGAAAAGCAATTTCTGCCATAGCCATATTGCACGCATCAAATCCTAATGTAATTTTTTTACCGGCTAAAAGTTCTATAGAAATTTTTCTAAGAGTATTTTTTAAATCTTGGTTATTTAAATAGACATCAAAAACTTCATTAAAGCATATTCCGCGTTTGTTAATTTCATCTCTATTCAGTTCAAATAAACCCAATTCCGGATTAAATATATAAAGATTTGCATGATTAAATTTCCATATATTTGGATCAATTATTCCTGAACCATGATCCCATAAAATTAAAAAATATTTTTTTGCCGGATAATTTTCAATACACCATTTTACAAAACTAAAGAGATTTTCAGGTGTACCACTTATGCTTTCAGGTTTTTCTGTTAATGTTTGTATTATTTCAAGTTTATTTTTTTTAACAAAAATTCTTTTTGATTCAGTTTTTTCAAAAACATCTTGTTGTACAAGAATATTTAAATTATTGTTTGAGCCTATTTTTTTCATTTGATCTATATTTTTTTCTGAAAATGCAAAAAGATCGTTATTTGATGTCATATAACACATAACTGTATAATTTTTATTTTCGATAGCACAAAGTTGCGTAAATATTAAATATAAAAAAAATAATTTTTTCATCCCATCTCCTTTATTAAAATGAGTGTAAATGTTAATCCATATGTAAGCTGAAAGTCAACAAAAAATAATTGTATGGGATTTAATAATAAAGTTATCAGGCATGTTAATGATAATAAATGTAAATATTTTGTTTGTTGATTTAATAAATTTCCGGATTGTATAAATACAAATGCATAAAAAGCTCTTAAAAGAGATATGCTTGACCATGAAAGTATTGTATATAAGAGAACTAAGAATAATAAAATTATATTTTTAAAATTTAAATTAATTGGAATAAGAGACAAAATTAGTTGCCAAATTAAAATAAATAAAACGATATGAAGCCCGGATCTTGCAAGATAATGAGATATTCCCCAAATATTAAATAGATTTTTTTCTTGATTACTGATTGACTCTTTTTTATATCCCAAAAATATTGATGAGAAATAACTAAAATTAGCATTATTTATTTTATTTTTAAGATTTATAAATAGATTTCTTTTAAATTCATAGATTTTTTTAGTTATAAAATTTTTTTGATTTTCAATAATCTCGTAATCTATTTTTTGGGTAAATATCGTTGCATTTATATCTTCTTTTATTAAATAATATTTAAAACCTGTTCTTTTACTTAAATTTTTTATTTTTAGGTTTTTTATTAATAATATTTGGTTGTGTTCAATATTTGTATTTGTGTATAAATACAAAATTATATTAAAATTTGTGTTAATTAAACTTGGATCATTTGTTGCAATAACTTTTAATAAAATTTCTTCTTTTATTTTACCAAATTTGTTTATTTCTTTGTTTATTACTTCTGCTTTGATATTTATAATTTTATTTTCTAATTTTTTTTGTAAAAATTCGTAACTATTTTTTTGATAATTAAGAATTATTGTGCCTGTGAAAAAAAATATTGAGCAGATAAATATTGCTTTAAAATTTTTTCTCAAAAATAAAAAAGCAACTACATCTGTTAAAGCTGTTATTAAAAGTGAAAAATAAAATTTAAATGAAAAGAGCTCTTGAAAAGATATGCCTGCTATTAAAAACAACAGGCATATTAAAAGACTAAATTTATTTTTGATCGTCATTAATTAAAGAAACAACTGCATGTTTTAATATTTCTATTTTAGTTCCGGCTTCAACTTCTATTATCAATGTTTCTTCTTTTATTTGAGAAATTTGAGCTATTATTCCACCCTTGGTAATTATTTTATCGCCGATTTTTAAATTATTAATCATATTATTTATAGCTTGACGTTGTTTGCTTTGTGGTCTTATAAGCATAAAATAAAAAATTAATATAAAAATTAGCATTACAAAAAATTGACCATATTTTGTAAAAAAATCTTGTACCGCCGGATGTGTGTATTCTTTATACATATCTGCTTTTGTAGTTAAAATTGAAAGTATAAGTGTAAACATTTTAATTCTTTCTTTTTATTTAAAAATTATTTTTTGTTGATTTTAACAGTTAATATAGATAACTATATATTGTTTAAATGTCAATTTTAACAAGAAAGTTGTTTATGAA harbors:
- the yajC gene encoding preprotein translocase subunit YajC, whose product is MLIFILIFYFMLIRPQSKQRQAINNMINNLKIGDKIITKGGIIAQISQIKEETLIIEVEAGTKIEILKHAVVSLINDDQK
- a CDS encoding ComEC/Rec2 family competence protein, yielding MFLIAGISFQELFSFKFYFSLLITALTDVVAFLFLRKNFKAIFICSIFFFTGTIILNYQKNSYEFLQKKLENKIINIKAEVINKEINKFGKIKEEILLKVIATNDPSLINTNFNIILYLYTNTNIEHNQILLIKNLKIKNLSKRTGFKYYLIKEDINATIFTQKIDYEIIENQKNFITKKIYEFKRNLFINLKNKINNANFSYFSSIFLGYKKESISNQEKNLFNIWGISHYLARSGLHIVLFILIWQLILSLIPINLNFKNIILLFLVLLYTILSWSSISLLRAFYAFVFIQSGNLLNQQTKYLHLLSLTCLITLLLNPIQLFFVDFQLTYGLTFTLILIKEMG